Proteins encoded within one genomic window of Dyadobacter chenhuakuii:
- a CDS encoding helix-turn-helix domain-containing protein — translation MKHMELKLIETEKEYNNAIARIDELFDAPQASKEAKELDLLVLLVNKYEQENFPIEEPDPIEYIKIRMEEMGLKATDLVPYMGNKGNVSRVLNRKRGLSIEMIRNLHKGLGFPLDVLISEPKLTPA, via the coding sequence ATGAAGCACATGGAATTAAAATTGATTGAAACGGAGAAAGAATACAACAATGCAATCGCACGCATTGATGAACTCTTTGATGCTCCCCAAGCCAGTAAGGAAGCGAAGGAATTGGATCTGCTGGTGCTGTTGGTCAACAAATATGAGCAGGAAAATTTTCCCATTGAGGAGCCGGATCCCATTGAATATATAAAAATCCGAATGGAGGAAATGGGTTTGAAAGCAACTGATCTTGTGCCTTATATGGGGAATAAGGGCAATGTATCCCGGGTGCTGAATCGCAAACGAGGCTTGTCAATTGAAATGATTCGTAATCTGCACAAAGGCCTAGGATTTCCGCTCGACGTCCTGATCTCCGAACCAAAACTTACACCGGCATAA
- a CDS encoding type II toxin-antitoxin system HigB family toxin: MNVISFKILREFYTTHSDSKTYLTSWFKTVRKADWKDFNAVKNDFRSVDLIADNRLIFNIKGNHYRLIARINFEHQRIMIKWIGTHADYDKINAGTI, from the coding sequence ATGAATGTTATCAGTTTCAAGATATTAAGAGAATTCTATACCACGCACTCCGATTCCAAAACTTATTTGACATCATGGTTCAAGACGGTCAGAAAAGCGGATTGGAAAGACTTCAATGCAGTTAAAAATGATTTCAGAAGCGTTGACCTAATAGCAGACAACAGATTGATATTTAATATTAAAGGCAATCATTACCGCCTGATCGCCAGGATCAACTTCGAGCATCAACGGATTATGATCAAATGGATCGGCACACATGCTGATTACGACAAGATAAACGCGGGAACGATATGA